In Aythya fuligula isolate bAytFul2 chromosome 14, bAytFul2.pri, whole genome shotgun sequence, the following proteins share a genomic window:
- the CNOT8 gene encoding CCR4-NOT transcription complex subunit 8, producing MPAAPAENSQVICEVWANNLEEEMRKIREIVLSYSYIAMDTEFPGVVVRPIGEFRSSIDYQYQLLRCNVDLLKIIQLGLTFTNEKGEYPSGINTWQFNFKFNLTEDMYSQDSIDLLASSGLQFQKHEEEGIDTLHFAELLMTSGVVLSDSVKWLSFHSGYDFGYMVKLLTDSRLPEEEHEFFHILNLFFPSIYDVKYLMKSCKNLKGGLQEVADQLDLQRIGRQHQAGSDSLLTGMAFFRMKELFFEDTIDDAKYCGRLYGLGTGVAQKQNEDVDSAQEKMSILAIINNMQP from the exons atgccagcagcccctgcagagaACAGCCAGGTTATCTGCGAAGTATGGGCAAACAACCTGGAAGAGGAGATGAGGAAGATTCGAGAGATCGTGCTAAGTTACAGCTACATCGCGATG gaCACGGAGTTTCCGGGGGTTGTTGTAAGGCCGATTGGTGAATTCCGCAGCTCCATCGATTATCAGTATCAGCTCCTTCGGTGCAATGTTGACCTTCTGAAAATTATCCAGCTGGGCCTCACTTTCACaaatgagaaaggagaatatcCTTCTGGGATCAACACCTGGCAGTTTAACTTCAAATTCAACCTCAC gGAAGATATGTACTCTCAGGATTCCATAGACCTCCTCGCAAGCTCTGGGCTGCAGTTCCAGAAGCACGAAGAAGAAGGGATCGATACCCTGCATTTTGCTGAGTTGCTCATGACTTCAGGGGTCGTCCTTAGTGACAGTGTGAAATGGCTGTCGTTTCACAG TGGTTATGACTTTGGCTACATGGTGAAGCTGTTGACAGATTCCAGGTTGCCAGAAGAGGAACACGAGTTTTTCCATATCTTGaaccttttctttccatctatCTACGATGTGAAGTACTTAATGAAGAGCTGCAAAAACCTCAAG GGCGGCCTTCAAGAGGTGGCAGATCAGCTGGATTTGCAGCGAATTGGACGACAGCACCAGGCAGGATCGGATTCTCTTCTCACAGGAATGGCATTCTTCAGAATGAAGGAG TTGTTTTTTGAGGATACAATCGATGATGCAAAGTATTGTGGGCGATTGTATGGCCTTGGCACAGGAGTGgctcagaaacaaaatgaagatgtgGACTCAGCCCaagaaaaaatgagtattttggCTATTATCAACAACATGCAGCCATGA